The genomic window TGATGTCCTTGATCCGCTTGGAGACGCTCTTTGGCGTGATCCCGTGCGCCTCGTTGAAGCGGATCTGCTTGGTGCGCCGCCGCTCGGTCTCGGAGATCGCGCGGCGCATCGACTCGGTAATCGTATCAGCATAAAGGATGGCTGTCCCGTGCAGATGTCGGGCCGCCCGCCCAATTGTCTGGATCAGCGAGCGCTCGGAGCGCAGGAAGCCTTCCTTGTCGGCGTCCAGAATGGCCACCAGCGACACCTCGGGAATATCGAGCCCCTCGCGCAGCAGGTTGATGCCGACCAGCACGTCGAATTCGCCCAAGCGCAGGTCGCGGATGATCTCGACGCGCTCGACGGTGTCGATGTCCGAATGCAGGTAGCGCACCCGCACGCCGTTCTCGCCGAGGTAGTCGGTCAGGTCCTCGGCCATGCGCTTGGTCAGCGTCGTCACCAGCACGCGCTCGCCGGCCTCGACCCGCTTGCGGATTTCCGAGAGCAGATCGTCGACCTGCGTCGACGCCGGGCGGACGATGACCTCCGGGTCGATCAGGCCGGTCGGCCGCACCACCTGCTCGACGACCTGCCCCTGGTGTTCCTTCTCGTAGTCGGACGGCGTCGCCGAGACGAAGACGGTCTGCGGCAGCATGCGCTCGAACTCGTCGAATTTCAGCGGCCGGTTGTCGAGCGCCGACGGCAGGCGGAAACCGTAGTCGACGAGGTTCTCCTTGCGCGAGCGGTCGCCCTTGTACATGCCGCCGGTCTGGCCGATGGTGACGTGCGATTCGTCGATGAACATGATCGAGCGCTTGGGCAGGTAGTCGAGCAAGGTCGGCGGCGGCTCGCCGGCCTGGCGGCCGGAGAGGTGGCGCGAGTAGTTCTCGATGCCCTTGCAGAAGCCGAGCTGGTCGAGCATCTCGATGTCGAAGCGGGTGCGCTGCTCGATGCGCTGCGCCTCGACCAGCCGCTGGTGCTGGTTGAAGAACTCGATGCGCTCGCGCAGCTCGACCTTGATCGCCTCCAGCGCGCGCAGCACGGTGTCGCGCGGCGTCACGTAGTGGCTCGACGGGAAGACCGTGAAGCGCAGGATCTTGTGCTGGATGTGGCCGGTCAGCGGGTCGAACAGCTGCAGGCTCTCGATCTCGTCGTCGAACAGCGAGACGCGCACCGCGTGCTCGGCGTGCTCGGCCGGGAAGATGTCGATCACGTCGCCGCGGACGCGGAAGGTGCCGCGGTGGAAATCCGTCTCGTTGCGCTCGTACTGCATCTCGGCCAGCCGCTTGACGATGGCGCGCTGGTCGATGCGGTCGCCGACGCGCATCGTCAGCACCATGCGCGCGTAGTCCTCCTTGTCGCCGATGCCGTAGATGCACGACACGGTGGCGACGATCACGCAGTCTTCGCGCTCGAGCAGGCTCTTCGTCGCCGACAGGCGCATCTGCTCGATGTGGTCGTTGACCGCGCTGTCCTTCTCGATGAACAGGTCGCGCGACGGCACGTAGGCTTCCGGCTGGTAGTAGTCGTAGTACGAGACGAAGTACTCGACCGCGTTCTCCGGGAAGAATTCCTTGAACTCGGAATAGAGTTGCGCGGCGAGCGTCTTGTTCGGCGCCAGCACCAGCGCCGGGCGGCCGGTGCGGGCGATGACGTTGGCCATCGTGTAGGTCTTGCCCGACCCGGTGACGCCGAGCAGGGTCTGGAACGACAGGCCGTCGCCGAGCCCCTCGACCAGCTGCGCGATCGCCGTCGGCTGGTCGCCGGCCGGCGGAAACGGCTGGTGCAGGCGGAACGGACTGCCCGGGAAGGTGACGACGCCGGCCTTCGCCGCGGGGGCGATGTCGGCGGCGATTTTGCGGCGGCTGTCGGGTGCGGTCATGATAGAATTTTGCGCTGCGTCAAGCCCGCAATCACCGGATGCGGGCGTTTTTCCGATTATCCCATGGAGTGCATATGAGTTCCTCGATCTTTGCGGCGGTGGAGATGGCTCCCCGTGACCCGATCCTTGGCCTGAACGAAGCGTTCAACGCGGACACCCGCGCGACCAAGGTGAACCTCGGCGTTGGCGTCTACTTCGACGACAACGGCAAGATCCCGCTGCTCGCCGCCGTCAAGGCCGCCGAGGAAGCCCGCCTGAAGGCCGCCCCGCCGCGCGGCTACCAGCCGATCGAAGGCCCCGCCGCCTACAACAACGCGGTGCAGAACCTGCTCTTCGGCAAGGACTCCGCGCTGCTCGCCAATGGCCAGGTGGTCACCGTCGAGGCCCTCGGCGGCACCGGCGCGCTGAAGATCGGCGCCGACTACCTGAAGCGCCTGAACCCGGCCGCCAAGGTCTACATCAGCGACCCGTCGTGGGAAAACCACCGCGCGCTGTTCGAGTCGGCCGGCTTCGTCGTCGACAACTACGCCTACTACGACGGCGCCACCCGCGGCGTGAACTTCGACGGGATGAAGGCCAGCCTGAAGGCGATGGCGCCGGGCTCGATCGTCGTGCTGCACGCCTGCTGCCACAACCCGACCGGTGCCGACCTGTCGGATGCGCAGTGGGCCGAAGTCGTCGAGCTGTGCCAGGCCGGCGGCCTCGTCCCGTTCCTCGACATGGCCTACCAGGGCTTCGCCGAAGGCATCGACGCCGACGCCGTCGCCGTCCGCGCGTTCTCGGCCTCCGGCCTGCAGTTCTTCGCCTCGTCGTCGTTCTCGAAGAACTTCTCGCTCTACGGTGAGCGCGTCGGCGCGCTGTCCATCGTCACCGCCAACAAGGACGAAGCCGCCCGCGTGCTGTCGCAGGTCAAGCGCGTGATCCGCACCAACTACTCCAACCCGCCGATCCACGGCGGCGCGCTGGTCGCCGCGGTGCTTTCGTCGCCGGAACTGCGCGCAATGTGGGAAGAGGAGCTGGCCGGCATGCGCGACCGCATCCGCGCGATGCGCACCGGCCTCGTCGACGCGATCAAGGCCGCCGGCGTGACGCAGGACTTCTCGTTCGTCGTCAAGCAGCGCGGCATGTTCTCCTACACCGGCCTGTCGGCCGCGCAGGTCGAGCAGCTGAAGAGCGACTTCGGCATCTACGCCGTGTCCACCGGCCGCATCTGCCTGGCCGCGCTGAACACGAAGAACATCGGCTACGTCGCCGACGCCATCGCCAAGGTGCTCTGAGCGCAGCGCCGCTCCCGCAAGAACGCCGGCAGCCGCCGGCGTTTTTCTTTGCGGCGCGGGAAAGTCAGCGGCCGGCCTGCAGCGCCGGATTGCGCAGCGTGCCGCTCGCTGTCACCGGCATGCGGATGACGCTGGCCGAACCGCGCATCTCCACGTCGAAGCGACCCGACAGCTTGCCGTCGCGTGCGATGTCGAGCGTACCGCCGGAACGCAGCGCCCCGGAGGCAAGCGCGATGTCGGTGAAGCGCACCGACTCCGGCGTGATGCGCAGCTTGCTGCCCAACTGCTCGAAGCGCGTCGAGCCGCCGGCGACACTTCCCTTCCCGGCACGCCGCACCGCCTCGACCAGATCGAACTTGCCGAGCGTCCCGCGCTGCATCGCGAAATCGCCGTCGCCGGCCGCCGCCCTGAGCGCTTCGCCCCATTCCGCGGCCGTCGCGGAGAACTTCAGCGCGCCGGCGAATTCGCCCTCGAACTGTTCCGGATAGCCGAGCGCGGCGCCCAGCCGGGCCAGGCTCATGTGCTTGACGCCGATCTCGCCGGACAGCTTCGGCTGCCCGGTGCGTTCGAAGCGCAGAGTTCCCTGCAGCGCGCCATCGAAGATCCTCGCGTCGAGCGAGCGCAGCGCCAGCGCGCGCCCGTCCCAAACCGCCTTGCCCTGGATCGAATCGAAACGGTACGGCGAATTCGGCACCGGCAGCCAGGCGTAGCCCTCGAAGTCGGCGACGATATTGGCGCCATCGGTCGTCGCCCGCAGATGCAGCGAACGCTCGGCGTTGCGCAGGCTGATCGGCTTGCCGCTCGCCAGATCGGCGGACGCGATCTCGCCGTGCAGGTCGGCCAGCGCCAGGCCGAGCAGCGACAGGCGCAGGCGACTGAAGCTGATCGCCCCCACCTGCGCCGGTGCGTTCGCCTGCGCAACTGCGGCGAGCGCCTTCGGCAACAGCGCGACGGCATCGTCGTCGAGCGACGCGGCGACGACTTCGACGCTGGAGAAAACCGGGCGCGAACCGAGCAGCGAAAACAGCTCGGGCACCAGCCGGATGCTCGCCGCCTGCGCCTTGGCGCCATCGCCGACGCTGACACTTTGCAGCGAGATCGCCGGGCGCGGCAGGAAACTGGCCTGGACCTCGCCGATGCGCACCGGCTGGCCGACGAGGCGGCCGAGCCCGGCTTCGAGTTCGGGGCGATGGCGGTCATAGGGATAGAGCGCGAAGAAGAGAAGCAGCAGCACGACGACGCCGGCGACGCCGAGCGCGATCGCGAGCGGCAGCGAAACATAGGTACGCGGGCCGCGGCGGATCGGCTTGATCACGTCGTCGTCGCCGGCGAGCATTCCCGACAGGCGGCCGGCGATCCTCGCCGCCGGCTCCTCGTGCGCCGGCGGCGGAGGCGACTCCGGCTCGCGGTCGAAGACCGACAGCGGCGCGACGCTCTGCGGCGGCGGATAGACCGACTGCGGCGAGATCGACAGTGGCGCCACCGAGAACGGTTCGACCGACGGCGGCGGTGCCGGCGGCAGTTCCACCGCCGGCAGCGGTGCCGGCGCTGCGGGGGGCGCCTCGTCCGCTACCGCCTCCTTGTCCTTGCTCAGGCGCTTCATCGCCGCGGCCTTGATGTCCTCGGCCACCTTGCGGCTTTGTTCCCACACCGAATCCGCTTCCAGTTGCGGCACGACGAGGCCATCGCGTTCGAGTTCCTGCAGCGCGTTCTCGACCAGTTGCTGATTGCCGGTTTTTTCGCACAGATCGGCGACGGTCGACTTGCCATCGACGAGAATCAGCACCATGCGCGTATTCCGCTGTACCACGCGGGTTCGCTGCCGTACCGCCTCCTCTCCCGCCGGCGTCTTCCTGTAGATCAGATTTGCGTCCATTTTTATCAAAAAAGTTGACGAACCATCTTCATGTGTCTATTATGCGCGCTTCCTGATCCCCGATAGCTCAGTCGGTAGAGCGCCGGACTGTTAATCCGTAGGTCCCTGGTTCGAGCCCAGGTCGGGGAGCCAGCAGAAACTTGATGAAAGGCCTTCGTTTGAAGGCCTTTTTTCATTTCTGCCCCGCTTCGATGCATTTTCTCTCCCGTCGCCGTCGATGGTAGCACAACGTCCTAGCGCGCAAGGCGCGGGATCGATCGACGACAGCCTCCCCCATCAGCAGCGCAGGTCGCGGCTCGCCTGCTCGCGCAGCAAGGCCCTGGCGAAGCGGTGGCGCGCGCGCAGGCGCGGGTCGGAGAGCACGGCGCCCAGCGTCTCGCCGACCGCCGCGACGATCCCGAGCAGCGGCAACACCAGCACCAGCCCCGGGACGCCGGCGATCGCGCCGCCGGCGAAGATCATCAGCACGGTCGGCAGCGGATGCATGTTCAGGCTCTTGCCGACGGTCGCCGGCATGAACACGAAGTCGTCGAGCAGGCGTACCGTCACGAACAGCGCGATCGCCGCATAGGCCACCGAAGGATTGCCCGGATGATCGGTGGCCGCGACGAGGACGACGAGCAGGCAGCCAGCGATCGAGCCGAGGTAGGGAATCCAGGCCATGACCGCGGTGACGACGCCGAGCAGCAGCGGCGAGGAGACGCCAATCAGCCACAGGCCGAGCGCCAGGCAGACGGCGTCGAGCACGGTCAGCTTGAGCAGCCCCTGGAAGTAACTGCGCGCGGTGCGGTCGACCTGGTCGAGCAGGTACAGCGTGCGTTCGAAGTAGGCGTTGGGCACGGCACGGGTGAGGAAGCGCTTGAAGCGCCAGCCGTCGCGCAGCATGAAGAAGGCGAGGAAGGGAATCAGCAGCAGCGACGGGAACCAGGCGGCGGCGGCCAGCGCCGCGCCGGCCAGGTGGCGGGCGGCGAAATTCTCGACGAAATCGCCGATGCCGCCGAGCACCGCCTGCCCGAGCTGCGCCCGCGCAGCGAAGGCGAAGCGCCCTTCGAGCCAGGCCAGCGTCTCGCCGAGGAAACGCATGCCGCCCTCCAGATAGCGCCCGCCGCCGGACTGCAGCGCCGGCAGTTGCGCCGACAGCCAGGGCGCGCTGAGCAGCATCGCCACGCCGAGCAGCGAAAAAATGCCGACGCTGACGGCCACCGCCGCGCTGTCGTGCGACAGCCCGCGCAGGACGAGCCGCTGCTTCAGCGGCAGCACGAGGTAGTAGGCGACCAGCGCGAAGAGGAAGGGCAGCACCAGCCACAGCACCTTCTGCAGCAGCGCCAGCAGCAGGCAGGTTGCCGCCAGCACGCCGGCCCAGACCAGCGGCCCGGCACGGTACGGCGGCCGGCTCACGGCTGCGCCCCGCCCGCCGCCGCCAGCTGGCGGACGATGCCGGCGTAGTGGCGCGCCAGCGCGAAGGAGATCCGGGTTGCGATCAGCGCGTGCGACTCCATCAGATTGAAGAAATCGCCGCGGAACATCACGCCCAGCTCGCAGTCGCTGGCCGCGCGCGCCTGCGCCGAGCGCGGCCCGCCGTCGATCAGCGCCAGCTCGCCGAAGACCTGGCCGGCGCCGAGCAGCGCGATCGGGCGCCCGCTGTCGCCCTGGCGGCAGATCGTCACCTGTCCGGCGAGGACGAAATAGATCGCCTGCCCCTCCTCGCCTTCGTCGAAGATCACTTCGCCGGCCAGCGCCTGGCGCTGATGGACGAGGCCGGCGACGATCTTCAGCTCGCGCGGCGTCAGTTCCGCCAGCAGCGCCAGCCCGGCCAGGCGTTGCGCCAGGCCGGTCGGCCGGGAGGGGGAGAACAATCGGAACACGGCGGATTCCCATGAAGGCGGCGAGCCGCCAATTCTATGGGAAACGCCATGACGGCACCATCGGGGACGGGCGGCGGCGCCCGCCGCCGCCCCGGATTGCGCCGTTTACTTGGCGGCGATGATGCCGCAGGCCACCCGCGCGCCGGAATTCCCCGCCGGCTGCGAGCTGAAGTCGTCCGGCCCGGCATGTACGATCACCGCCTTGCCGACGATGTCGTTGGCGCCGCCGCCGCCGACCGCCAGCCCGTCCACCGTCACTTCGACCCAGGCGTTCCCCTTTTCGTTGGCCGCCAGCTGCGGCAGGTCGCCGGCATGGTGGTTGGCGTGCATCGGGTAGCCGTGCGCCTTCGCCGTCGGGTTGAAATGGCCGCCGGCGCTGCTGCCGTCGGCAGCGCTGCAGTCGCCCTTCTCGTGGATGTGGAAACCGTGCGCGCCGGGGGGCAGGCCGGAAACGTCGGCGCGCACCATGAGCTTGGCGCCGTCCTGCCGGAAGCTGACGTAGCCGCTGGCGTTGTTGCCCTGCGTCGGATTGATCGTCGCCTCGGCGCGCGGACCGGGCGCCGGTCCGGTGGCGCACGCCGCCAGCGCGGCGGCCAGGGGCAGGAGCGCAATCTTCAGGAACTTTTCCATCTTTTGATCCTCCTCACAGGTTACGAACGGCGGTTGGCTATAATCGTCCGCAGCGCACTGCGACGACCCGTCCAACCGAGACACCCTGCCCGAAGATTGGTTCCATGCGAAACGAATCCCTGAACCCGGAAGCGCTGCCGCCCGCCCTTGCTGCGCAAGGGCCGACCACCACCCGGGAAAGCTCGCGCCATGCCGAGGGGACGCTGATCGACAAATACGGGCGGCATATCACCTATATCCGTCTGTCGATCACCGACCGCTGCGACTTCCGCTGCACCTACTGCATGGCCGAGGAGATGGAGTTCCTGCCGCGCGAACAGGTGCTGTCGCTCGAGGAATGCCTGCGCGTCGTGCGCACCTTCGTCGGCCTCGGCGTGACCAAGGTGCGCATCACCGGCGGCGAGCCGCTCGTCCGCCGCAACGTGCTCTGGCTGCTGGAGCAGATCGCCGCGCTCGACGGCCTGAAGGAACTGGTGCTGACCACCAACGGCTCGCAGCTAGAACGCTACGCCGCCGACCTGAAGCGGGCCGGCGTCAAGCGCCTCAACGTCAGCCTCGACACGCTGAAGCCGGAGCGCTTCAAGGCGATCACCCGCATCGGCGACCTCGACAAGGTGCTGCGCGGCATCGACGCCGCCGCGGCGGCCGGCTTCACCCGGACCAAGCTGAACACGGTGATGATGCGCGGCGTGAACGACGACGAGTTCGTCGACCTCGTGCGCTACGCGCTGGCGCGCGATCTGAACATCTCGTTCATCGAGGAGATGCCGCTCGGCGACATCGGCCACGGGCGCAGCAACACCTATTTCGGCAGCGACGAGGGTCTGGCGCTGCTGACCCCGCACTTCGGCTTGGTGCCCACCGTAGAAACCACCGGCGGCCCGGCGCGCTACTGGCGCATCCCCGGCAGCGAGACGCGCGTCGGCTTCATCTCGCCGCACAGCCACAACTTCTGCGACAGCTGCAACCGCGTGCGCATCACCGCGCAGGGCGACCTCTACCCCTGCCTCGGCCAGAACGACGCGATGGGCCTGCTGCCGCTGTTGCGCGCCGGCGACGACGATGCGCCGCTGCGCGAGGCGATCGTGCGCGCGATGGGCATCAAGCCGAAGGAACACAACTTCAGCGAACAGCTCGACGCGCCGAAGGTCGTCCGCTTCATGTCGATGACCGGCGGCTGAGCCCGCCCGCATCAGCCAAGCCGGATGCGTTCGCCGTAGCCGGTCATCTCCAGATAGCCGCGGCCGACCTCGCGGCCGTCTTCGATGGCGCGCACCGCGCCCTCCCAGTAGATCGCGCCGGTGCTGCGCCGGCTGTCCAGCTCCTGGTCGTCGAACAGCGGCAGCAGCCGCAGTTCCCGCGCGCCGGCGCGCAGCCGCCATTCGACCGGCCAGGCGATGCCGCTGCGCGGCGAGCGCCACTGGCGCAGGGGGGCGAAGGCGACCGCGTCCGCCGGCAGCGTCGTTGCGCCGCCGCCGGGCGAACGCAGGGTCGCCGCCGACCACAGCGGCGCGCCGTCGGCGCGGCGCAGGCGAAAGGCCATCAGCGCGCCGCCGTCGTCGAGGTTCAGCCCGACCCAGTCCCAGCCCTGCGCGCCGGCCGGCAGCAGCTCGCTCGACCATTCGTGGTCGAGCCAGGCGCGACCGCTCACCGGCTGTCGCCGGCCGTCCACCGTCACCGTGCCGCGCACTGCGAGCTGCGGCCGGCTGTAGTAGTAGCTGGCGTGGCGCGGGTCCGCGGCCTTGGCGCTGAAGCCGCCGGCGCCGTTCGGCAGCGGCGGGCCGTCCGCCGTGAGCGTCAGCGCGTAGGCGAAGTCGTCGGCGCGTACTGTCGCGCGATAGGCGTTGCCGTCCTGTTCGAGGCGCCAGTCGCCGATCCAGGCGCCCGTTTGCGCCTCGGCGAAGCCGGCGCGACCGAAGCCGACGCGGGCGCTGCGTTCGTCCTGGCGCAGCCGCCCGTGGCGCGGATCGGCGATCGCCGCATGCGCGATCAGCAGCTGGCGCGGCGCGAAGGCACTCGGGTTTTCCTCGCCGATGCCGGTGCGCACGCGGAAGAAGGTGCACTGGAAGCCGAGCGGGCTGCCGTCGGGCAGCGCCAGCCAGCCGGTGACGTACCACCACTCGTTGCGGAAGTCCGGATGCGCGCCGTGGTCGCGCGGAAAGGCGAGCGCCCTCCCCGGCCGCACCGCGGCGAAATCGACCGCTTCCGCGGCCACCGCCCAGGCCGGCAGGCCGGCGAGTGCGGCGAGGAAGGCGCGCCGTCGCATGCTCACCAGTCCTCGCGCACCGCCAGCACCGCTTCCTGGCGCATCGCCAGCCGGCCGGCGAGCACCGCCGCCAGTGCGGCCAATGCCACCAGCGCCAGCGCGAAGACCGCGAGCGAGCGCCACGGCACGTGCAGGTCCATGCTCCAGTGGAAGCTCTGCCGGTTGACCACCTCGATCAGCACCAGCCCGATCGCGCCGCCGGCGGCGAGCCCGCCGAGAACGCCAACGCCGGCCGCGAGCGCCCCCTCCTCCGCCAGCATCCAGCCGATCTGCCGGCGGCTGACGCCGAGGTGGCGCAGCATGCCGAACTCGCGCCGGCGCGCCGCCGCCAGCGCCGCGAAGCTGGCGGCGACGCCGGCCAGCCCGATCGCCACCGCCACCGCCTCGAGCAGGTAGGTGACGGCAAAGGTGCGGTCGAACAGGCGCAGGCTGAGCGCGCGGATCTCCGCCGACGACGACACGTCGAGCGCGCCCGCCGGCGCCAGCGCGCGCAGCGCACCGGCCACCGCCAGCGGCGCCGCGCCGGGCGCGAGGAAGATCGCGGCGTCGTTGGCAAGGCGGTCGCCGGCCAGGCGCCGGTAGTCGGCGAGGTCGATCATCAGCGCGCCGTCCTGCCGCGCGTAGTCGCGCCAGACGCCAGCGACGCGCAGGCGCACCGTCCGTCCGCCGAGCGGCAGCTCGACGCGCTCGCCCGGGCGCCAGCCGTAGAGGTCGCGCACCGCCTCCGAGATCCACAGCGCCGGCGCCTCCCCCGGCGCCGCCACGCCGCCGACCAGCGGCAGCTCGCGGCCGTCGGCCGAGACGGGACGTGCGATCAGCGGCAGCGGCGGCCGCCCGGGTGCCAGTCGTAGCGTCTCGTGGCGCGTGAAGCCGACGCGGGCGACGCCGGGCACCGCGGCGATGCGCGCCTGCAGCGCCTCGTCGAGGTGGCCGCTGCCGGCGGCGCGGCCGGCGCGCAGATAGAGGTCGGCGGGCAGCAGCTGGTGCAGCCAGGCATCGACCGAATCGCGGAAGGAGGCAACCATGATCGCCATCGCCGCCGCCAGCGCGACGCTCGCCAGCACCCCGGCCGCCGCCACCAGCGCATGCCCCGGCGCGGCGCGCAGGCGGGCCGCGGCCAGCCGCACCGGCGCCGGCCCGCGCGGCGGCAGCAGGCGGGCCACCCCGCCGGCGAGCGCCGGCAGCAGCAGCACGGCGCCGGCGAGCAGGCAGGCCACCGCCAGGTAGCCGCCGAGCGGCAGGTCCGCCGCCGGCGGCAAGGCCGCGGCAGCGAGGCTCGCCGCGAGCAGCGCGGCGCCCAGCCGGGGATGGCCGCCGCCGTCGGCCAGCGCCTCGTCGCCGGCCTTCAGCGCCTGCGCCGGGGCCACCGCCGCCGCCTCGCGCGCCGGCAGCCAGGCGCCGGCGACGCCGGCGGCGACGCCCAAGGCGACGAAGACGGCGGTGGCCAGCGGGTCGAACGCGAGCTGCGGGCGCAGCCCAGAGAAATAGCCGGCGCCGAGGTCGCCGCCGAGGACGACCAGAACCGCCCAGGCCAGCCCGTGGCCGAGCGCGGCGCCGACGAGGCCGCCGGCCAGCCCGACCGCCGCGCCCTCGCCGAGCAGCCAGGCGAACAGCGTGCGCCGGGAGAGGCCGATCGCGCGCAGGAAGGCGAACTCGCCGCGCCGCCGCACCACCGACAGCGCCTGCGCCGAGAAGACGAGGAAGCCGCCGGTCAAGAGCGCCATCGCCGCCAGCAGGTTCAGGTTCACGCGGTAGGCGCGCGACAGGTTCGCTGCCTGCTCGGCCGCCGCCTGCGGCATCTCGATCTGCACGCCGGGCGGCAGCAGCGGCTGCAGCGCGGCGCGCGCCGCCGCCGGCGACACGCCCTCGGCCAGCCGCAGGTCGATCCGCGTCAGCCGGCCGAGGCGGGCGAAGTGCGCCTGCACCGCGGCGATGTCCATCACCGCCAGCCGGCGCTCGTCGGCGGCACCGGGCAGGTCGCCGGCGACGCGGACACGCCGCGTCGCCGTTCCCGACAGCAGGTCGAGCGTGTCGCCGGCACGCAGGCCGAGCGCCTGCTGCGCGGCGGCGCTGACGAACAGCGCGTCGTCGGCGAGCGTCGCGAAGCGGTCGCCGGCGGCCGCCGGCCGCGGCAGCAGCGCCGGCGCCACGCGCGCCAGCGCAAAGACGTCGGCGCCGAGGAGCTGCAGCGTCTCCTCGCGTCCGGCCAGGCGCGCCTCGATGTCGAGCAGCGGGCTGGCGTCGGCCACCTCCGGCCGCGCCGCGACCTGCGCGTAGAGCGCTTCGTCGAAGCCACCGCGGGGGCCGAGCACCTGCAGGTCGGCGCTGCCGGAGAGGGTGCGCAGGCTGCGCCCGAACTCGGCCAGCGCCGCCTCGTGCACCGCCTGCACGGCCATGCCGAGCGCGACGCCGAGGATGATCGCGGCGAACGAGAACAGCGTCGCCAGCCGCCGCCGCGCCAGCGCGCCGAAGAAGACGCGCGCGAGCTGACGGACGCTGCCGCGCGCCCTCACGGCCGCAGCCCGTCCGGCGTCAGGCGCAGCACGCGGTCGGCGGTCGCCGCGGCGGCCGGCGAATGGGTGACCAGGATGCCGATCGCGCCGGCGGCGCGGACGCGCTCGCCGAGCAACGCCAAGACCTTCGCGGCGTTGCCGGGGTCGAGGTTGCCGGTCGGCTCGTCGGCAAGCACCAGGCGCGGGCCGTGCACCAGCGCGCGGGCGATCGCCACGCGCTGCAGCTCGCCGCCGGACAGCTCGCGCGGACGGCTCGCGGCGCGCCCGCCGAGGCCGACCGCGTCGAGCAGGCGTTGCGCGGCGGTCGCGGCCGCCACGTCGTCGACGCCCTGCAGCCACAGCGGCAGCGCGACGTTCTGCACCACCGAGAGATGCGGCAGCACGTGGAAAGCCTGGAAGACGAAGCCCAGCCGGTCGCGGCGCAGCCGCGTCAGCGCCTCCTCGTCGAGCGTCGCGTAGTCGACCCCGTCGAGCACCAGCCGTCCGCCGTCAGGCCGGTCGAGGCCGGCGACGAGGTTGAGCAGCGTCGACTTGCCGACCCCGGATTCGCCGACGATCGCCACGTACTCGCCGGGCTGCAGGCACAGCGAAACGTCGCGCAGCACCTGACGTCCATTGAAGCTGCGGCAGAGCCTGTTGATTTCGAGCATGGTTCTCGGGGGCGCCTCGGATTGCGGGCAACTGCCGCCGAGTATGCAGCAGAAAGGCGGCGACCGGAACGCCGCGAACAGCCGGTTGCCGGCGCCCCCGGCTAGAACAGCTCGGAATCGCCGTAGGCGATTTCCTTGAAGACGCCCGTGCGCACCAGTTCCTCGTACTCGCAGACGCGGTTGCGTCCCTGCCGCTTGGCCTCGTAGAGGCTGCGGTCGGCGCGGGCGAGCACCTCCTGCGGCAGGAAATCGGGGTTGGCGCGGCAGTAGCCGATGCTGATCGTCAGCCGCTCGACGCGCGGGAAGGCGTGCGCCTCGATGGTCTGCCGCACGCGCTCGAAGATGCTGCGGGCGACTTCGTCGCTGTCGGCGGAGACGATCGCGACGAACTCCTCGCCGCCGTAGCGGTAGAGCAGGTCCGAACTGCGGAAGGTGTGGCACATCAGGCGTGCGGCGAGGAGCAGGATCTCGTCGCCGACGATGTGGCCGTGCACGTCGTTGATCTGCTTGAAATGATCGATGTCGATCACCGCCAGCCAGTAGCGGTTGGTGGGCGCCGCGTGGCGGGCGCCGCCCGGCTCGCTGTAGCTGATCGGACGGCCGAGCGCGGTCCACAGGCGGTCGAAGCTGTTCTCCAGCGCCTGCCGGTTGAACAGCCCGGTCAGCCGGTCGCGCATGCTGACGTCGAGCAGCGCGTAGTAGTTGGAGAAGACCTCGAGCACGCCGCGGATGATCGTGTCCTCGGTCGGCGACACCTCGTGGTCGCGCTGGAAGACGAAATAGCCGCAGATCTCGCCGTCGCCGAACAGCGGATAGGCGATCGCCATCTCGCTGCCGAGGCGGCGCGTGCAGGGGCGCGAGAGCAGGCGGACGTTCTCGGTCAGCGCCCCGATCTCCGGCGGCAGGTCCTGCACGTTGAGGACTTCCTCGATGCGCTCGACGATGCGGGAAACGCCGGCGGCGTCGACTTCCTTCGAGCG from Azospira restricta includes these protein-coding regions:
- a CDS encoding cyclic nucleotide-binding domain-containing protein; protein product: MFRLFSPSRPTGLAQRLAGLALLAELTPRELKIVAGLVHQRQALAGEVIFDEGEEGQAIYFVLAGQVTICRQGDSGRPIALLGAGQVFGELALIDGGPRSAQARAASDCELGVMFRGDFFNLMESHALIATRISFALARHYAGIVRQLAAAGGAQP
- a CDS encoding superoxide dismutase family protein, which produces MEKFLKIALLPLAAALAACATGPAPGPRAEATINPTQGNNASGYVSFRQDGAKLMVRADVSGLPPGAHGFHIHEKGDCSAADGSSAGGHFNPTAKAHGYPMHANHHAGDLPQLAANEKGNAWVEVTVDGLAVGGGGANDIVGKAVIVHAGPDDFSSQPAGNSGARVACGIIAAK
- the moaA gene encoding GTP 3',8-cyclase MoaA; amino-acid sequence: MRNESLNPEALPPALAAQGPTTTRESSRHAEGTLIDKYGRHITYIRLSITDRCDFRCTYCMAEEMEFLPREQVLSLEECLRVVRTFVGLGVTKVRITGGEPLVRRNVLWLLEQIAALDGLKELVLTTNGSQLERYAADLKRAGVKRLNVSLDTLKPERFKAITRIGDLDKVLRGIDAAAAAGFTRTKLNTVMMRGVNDDEFVDLVRYALARDLNISFIEEMPLGDIGHGRSNTYFGSDEGLALLTPHFGLVPTVETTGGPARYWRIPGSETRVGFISPHSHNFCDSCNRVRITAQGDLYPCLGQNDAMGLLPLLRAGDDDAPLREAIVRAMGIKPKEHNFSEQLDAPKVVRFMSMTGG
- a CDS encoding lipocalin-like domain-containing protein, producing the protein MRRRAFLAALAGLPAWAVAAEAVDFAAVRPGRALAFPRDHGAHPDFRNEWWYVTGWLALPDGSPLGFQCTFFRVRTGIGEENPSAFAPRQLLIAHAAIADPRHGRLRQDERSARVGFGRAGFAEAQTGAWIGDWRLEQDGNAYRATVRADDFAYALTLTADGPPLPNGAGGFSAKAADPRHASYYYSRPQLAVRGTVTVDGRRQPVSGRAWLDHEWSSELLPAGAQGWDWVGLNLDDGGALMAFRLRRADGAPLWSAATLRSPGGGATTLPADAVAFAPLRQWRSPRSGIAWPVEWRLRAGARELRLLPLFDDQELDSRRSTGAIYWEGAVRAIEDGREVGRGYLEMTGYGERIRLG
- a CDS encoding ABC transporter permease, which produces MRARGSVRQLARVFFGALARRRLATLFSFAAIILGVALGMAVQAVHEAALAEFGRSLRTLSGSADLQVLGPRGGFDEALYAQVAARPEVADASPLLDIEARLAGREETLQLLGADVFALARVAPALLPRPAAAGDRFATLADDALFVSAAAQQALGLRAGDTLDLLSGTATRRVRVAGDLPGAADERRLAVMDIAAVQAHFARLGRLTRIDLRLAEGVSPAAARAALQPLLPPGVQIEMPQAAAEQAANLSRAYRVNLNLLAAMALLTGGFLVFSAQALSVVRRRGEFAFLRAIGLSRRTLFAWLLGEGAAVGLAGGLVGAALGHGLAWAVLVVLGGDLGAGYFSGLRPQLAFDPLATAVFVALGVAAGVAGAWLPAREAAAVAPAQALKAGDEALADGGGHPRLGAALLAASLAAAALPPAADLPLGGYLAVACLLAGAVLLLPALAGGVARLLPPRGPAPVRLAAARLRAAPGHALVAAAGVLASVALAAAMAIMVASFRDSVDAWLHQLLPADLYLRAGRAAGSGHLDEALQARIAAVPGVARVGFTRHETLRLAPGRPPLPLIARPVSADGRELPLVGGVAAPGEAPALWISEAVRDLYGWRPGERVELPLGGRTVRLRVAGVWRDYARQDGALMIDLADYRRLAGDRLANDAAIFLAPGAAPLAVAGALRALAPAGALDVSSSAEIRALSLRLFDRTFAVTYLLEAVAVAIGLAGVAASFAALAAARRREFGMLRHLGVSRRQIGWMLAEEGALAAGVGVLGGLAAGGAIGLVLIEVVNRQSFHWSMDLHVPWRSLAVFALALVALAALAAVLAGRLAMRQEAVLAVREDW